The following are encoded together in the bacterium genome:
- a CDS encoding pyridoxamine 5'-phosphate oxidase family protein — MSDEQTSTEGSAYFEDVTEWWLDAEAEEAMLAAQTECTFIWANKEGWPVGVIMSFIWRRGRFWLTASGQRARIAAVRRDPRVCLVVTSTGAPGVPRRQTVTYKGICRLHDDDETKAWFYPDLAAALHPDQEMQGHFTRFLDSPRRVILEVEPTQRISFDGTKQSAATAAWIEDTR, encoded by the coding sequence ATGAGCGACGAACAAACATCCACCGAGGGGTCGGCCTACTTCGAGGACGTGACGGAGTGGTGGCTGGACGCCGAAGCTGAAGAGGCCATGCTGGCTGCTCAAACCGAGTGTACGTTCATCTGGGCCAACAAGGAGGGGTGGCCGGTGGGGGTCATCATGAGCTTCATCTGGCGACGGGGACGGTTTTGGCTCACGGCCAGCGGCCAGCGGGCCCGCATCGCCGCGGTGCGCCGAGACCCCCGAGTGTGCCTGGTGGTGACCAGCACCGGCGCGCCCGGGGTGCCCCGCAGGCAGACGGTGACCTACAAGGGCATATGCCGCCTCCACGATGACGATGAGACCAAGGCCTGGTTCTACCCGGACCTGGCCGCGGCCCTGCATCCCGACCAGGAAATGCAGGGCCACTTCACCCGGTTCCTGGACTCTCCCCGGCGGGTCATCCTCGAGGTGGAGCCCACTCAGCGCATCTCCTTCGACGGCACCAAGCAGTCGGCTGCCACCGCAGCGTGGATTGAGGACACTCGCTGA
- a CDS encoding LLM class flavin-dependent oxidoreductase, producing MVASIAFGTGKVPEDLTTYGAWARQVESSGFSMVVAGDSQSLWADPFLTLSVAANHTDKALLATTVTNPVTRHPAAAASTAMALQQISGGRFRYGIASGDSALLNIGEKPASVDYLRDYTAAVKALSNRETAHWQGKDLHMRWGPAPVPVWIAAEGPRTQFMAGQIADGVILSNSLPADVCEIVLDNIAEGARSVGRDPNEIEVWWFANLLFAESEEAGLEQIKFLIAGTANHVYRFHMDGKGLPEDIKPRVAAMMAEYDSRHHAFADGANVNAGLADKHGLTEFLASRGTIAGPPEYCIDRLTELAERGVNKLVLAQFMEDKEGWMRTFADVVAPVFC from the coding sequence ATGGTCGCATCGATTGCATTCGGCACCGGCAAGGTTCCCGAGGACCTGACGACCTACGGGGCCTGGGCCCGCCAAGTGGAGAGTTCCGGCTTCTCCATGGTGGTGGCGGGCGATTCCCAGTCGCTTTGGGCCGACCCCTTCCTCACTCTTTCAGTGGCCGCCAACCACACCGACAAGGCGCTGCTGGCCACCACAGTCACCAACCCTGTCACCCGCCACCCGGCGGCGGCTGCATCGACGGCCATGGCGCTCCAACAGATCTCCGGAGGGCGATTCCGATACGGCATCGCCTCGGGCGACAGCGCGCTGCTCAACATCGGCGAGAAACCGGCATCGGTGGACTACCTCCGGGACTACACCGCGGCGGTCAAGGCGCTCAGCAACCGCGAGACGGCTCACTGGCAAGGCAAAGACCTGCACATGCGGTGGGGTCCAGCCCCCGTCCCGGTGTGGATCGCCGCCGAAGGCCCTCGCACCCAGTTCATGGCTGGCCAGATAGCCGACGGAGTGATCTTGTCCAACAGCCTGCCCGCCGATGTGTGCGAGATCGTGCTGGACAACATCGCCGAAGGGGCCCGCTCGGTGGGCCGGGATCCCAATGAGATCGAGGTGTGGTGGTTTGCCAACCTGCTGTTCGCCGAGTCGGAGGAGGCTGGCCTGGAGCAGATCAAGTTTCTGATCGCGGGCACCGCCAACCACGTCTACCGCTTCCACATGGACGGCAAAGGCCTGCCTGAAGACATCAAACCCCGGGTGGCCGCCATGATGGCCGAATATGACAGCCGCCACCACGCCTTCGCCGACGGCGCCAATGTCAACGCCGGGCTGGCCGACAAGCACGGCCTCACCGAGTTCTTGGCCAGTCGGGGCACCATCGCCGGCCCACCCGAATACTGCATTGACCGCTTGACCGAGTTGGCCGAGCGGGGCGTCAACAAGTTGGTGCTGGCCCAGTTCATGGAGGACAAAGAGGGCTGGATGCGCACCTTTGCCGATGTCGTCGCCCCCGTGTTCTGCTGA